The following are encoded together in the Candidatus Aminicenantes bacterium genome:
- a CDS encoding cysteine synthase family protein, with translation MNRKKKFSSIVDCIGNTPLVKLNHVAAGIPGEVFAKLEFLNPMGSSKDRIARHMIEKAEKEGKIKKGDLIIENSSGNTALGLALIAIQKGYRLKVVVRDRISREKLDQLNALGVEIHMVDSTLPPESPDSYNNITPRLARETPNCFFPDQHNNRDNNEAHYLGTGPEIWEQMEGRIDYFVAGIGTGGTIGGTARFLKEKDATIKVIAVDPLGSVFYDNFHHRPGAKSAPYLLEGLGDEFMIRCADFSVIDDMFQVTDKEAFLAARELARREGILAGGSSGAALWGVRQVAKRLEQPARIVTIFPDGASRYLSTIYNDEWLKDKGII, from the coding sequence ATGAACAGAAAAAAAAAATTCAGCAGCATCGTTGACTGCATCGGCAACACGCCGCTGGTCAAACTGAACCACGTGGCCGCCGGCATCCCCGGCGAGGTTTTCGCCAAGCTTGAATTCCTGAACCCGATGGGCAGCAGCAAGGATCGTATTGCCCGCCACATGATCGAAAAGGCCGAAAAAGAGGGCAAGATAAAAAAGGGCGACCTGATCATCGAAAATTCCTCGGGCAATACCGCCCTGGGCCTGGCCCTGATCGCCATCCAGAAAGGCTACCGGTTGAAGGTGGTTGTTCGCGATCGCATCAGCCGGGAAAAACTCGACCAGCTGAATGCCCTGGGCGTCGAGATCCACATGGTCGACAGCACCCTGCCGCCCGAGTCCCCCGACAGCTACAACAACATCACGCCGCGCCTGGCCCGTGAGACGCCGAACTGCTTTTTCCCAGACCAGCACAACAACCGCGACAACAATGAGGCCCATTACCTGGGCACCGGGCCGGAGATCTGGGAGCAGATGGAGGGCCGCATCGATTATTTCGTCGCCGGCATCGGCACCGGCGGCACCATCGGCGGCACCGCCCGCTTCCTGAAGGAAAAGGACGCGACCATCAAGGTCATCGCCGTGGATCCCCTCGGTTCAGTTTTCTACGACAATTTTCATCATCGCCCGGGCGCGAAATCGGCCCCCTATCTGCTGGAAGGGCTGGGCGACGAATTCATGATCCGCTGCGCCGACTTCAGCGTCATCGACGACATGTTCCAGGTGACCGACAAGGAGGCCTTCCTGGCCGCCCGCGAACTGGCACGGCGCGAGGGAATCCTGGCCGGCGGTTCCAGCGGCGCGGCACTCTGGGGGGTGCGTCAAGTGGCCAAGAGACTGGAACAGCCGGCCCGCATCGTCACAATATTTCCCGACGGCGCTTCCCGCTACCTGAGCACGATCTACAACGACGAATGGCTCAAGGATAAAGGCATTATTTAG
- the tsaD gene encoding tRNA (adenosine(37)-N6)-threonylcarbamoyltransferase complex transferase subunit TsaD has product MLILGIESSCDETAVAVVERGEKNAVLAEKIKSQISLHSPYGGIVPEIAARTHYEAIDLLARQALAQAGIGIDRIDLLALTVGPGLIGSLLIGLAFAKGLALAQRLPLVAVDHIAAHIEAPFITQAPIAYPLLALVVSGGHTSLFYQKEKFSGQVVAKTRDDAAGEIMDKIAKHFGLGYPGGPLLDDLYAKGDPGRFAFTTPRMSDGGDDFSFSGYKSALLRQAQSLKVEPGSREFFDLLASFLRSLVDYLLKKTLAALEKFPARSLIVSGGVSRNSLLRRSFAETCAPLGINLYLPEPAYCTDNAAMIAWLGYEKYRAYPNLNYFDLYLNSYSRALSRESRRHR; this is encoded by the coding sequence TTGCTTATTTTAGGGATAGAATCTTCCTGCGATGAAACGGCCGTCGCCGTCGTTGAACGGGGCGAGAAGAACGCCGTCCTGGCCGAAAAAATCAAATCGCAAATCTCCCTGCATTCGCCCTACGGCGGCATCGTCCCCGAAATAGCGGCCAGGACCCATTACGAGGCGATCGACCTGCTGGCCCGCCAGGCGCTGGCTCAGGCCGGGATCGGCATCGACCGCATCGACCTGCTGGCGCTGACGGTCGGACCCGGCTTGATCGGCTCGCTGCTCATCGGCCTGGCTTTCGCCAAGGGGCTGGCCCTGGCCCAGCGCCTGCCGCTGGTGGCGGTTGATCATATCGCCGCCCACATTGAAGCGCCGTTCATCACCCAGGCGCCGATTGCCTACCCGCTGCTGGCCCTGGTCGTTTCCGGAGGGCATACGTCGCTTTTTTACCAGAAAGAAAAATTCTCCGGCCAGGTGGTCGCCAAGACCCGCGACGACGCCGCCGGCGAGATCATGGACAAAATAGCCAAGCATTTCGGCCTGGGCTATCCCGGCGGGCCGCTGCTGGACGACCTGTATGCCAAGGGCGATCCCGGCCGCTTCGCCTTTACCACGCCGCGCATGAGCGACGGCGGGGACGACTTTTCATTCTCCGGCTACAAATCGGCGCTGCTGCGCCAGGCGCAGAGCTTGAAGGTGGAGCCCGGCAGCCGGGAATTTTTCGATTTGCTGGCCTCTTTTTTACGTTCGCTGGTCGATTATTTGCTGAAAAAAACCCTGGCCGCCCTGGAAAAATTCCCGGCCCGCTCGCTCATCGTTTCCGGCGGGGTCAGCCGCAATTCGCTGCTGCGACGTTCTTTCGCGGAAACATGCGCCCCGCTGGGGATCAACCTCTACCTGCCCGAACCGGCTTATTGCACCGACAACGCGGCCATGATCGCCTGGCTGGGCTATGAAAAATACCGGGCCTATCCGAACCTGAACTATTTCGACCTGTACCTCAATTCCTATTCGCGCGCTCTTTCCCGCGAGAGCCGCCGCCACCGCTAG
- a CDS encoding Arc family DNA-binding protein translates to MPAKKSFLLRLSQEMWEELERWAADDFRSVNGQIESILNEAINRRRKKAPVPAPLGESPPAIKEEP, encoded by the coding sequence ATGCCTGCGAAAAAATCATTCCTGCTGCGCCTCAGCCAGGAGATGTGGGAAGAACTCGAGCGCTGGGCCGCCGACGATTTTCGCAGCGTCAACGGCCAGATCGAGTCCATTCTCAACGAAGCCATCAACCGGCGCCGTAAAAAAGCGCCGGTCCCGGCCCCTCTGGGCGAGTCGCCGCCAGCCATCAAGGAGGAACCATGA
- a CDS encoding PilZ domain-containing protein gives MTKRKDKRINKSLLVNINQNGFERMGVTVNISRRGMLIATTDMFPVRSEFQILLAAADDIYSLTGLVVWNTKRESPSGENVPAGLGVKIKRSDRGYARFIKTVAHQRLLPFGPVNRFEKTVP, from the coding sequence ATGACAAAAAGAAAAGACAAAAGAATAAACAAAAGCCTGCTGGTCAATATCAACCAGAATGGTTTTGAACGCATGGGCGTCACCGTCAACATCTCGCGCCGGGGGATGCTGATCGCCACCACCGATATGTTCCCCGTGAGAAGCGAGTTTCAAATTCTCCTGGCCGCGGCCGACGACATCTACTCCCTCACCGGCTTGGTGGTCTGGAATACGAAGCGGGAGAGCCCGTCGGGAGAAAATGTGCCGGCCGGGTTGGGCGTCAAGATAAAGAGATCCGACCGCGGTTACGCCCGTTTCATTAAAACCGTTGCCCATCAGCGTTTGTTGCCCTTTGGGCCCGTGAATCGGTTTGAAAAAACCGTTCCCTGA
- the rpsO gene encoding 30S ribosomal protein S15, with product MSVSKETKQKLISRFQINDKDTGSSEVQVAVLTERIRHLTEHFKTHQKDNHSRKGLLTMVSTRKKLLNYLRRTNYDKYLKVIQELELRK from the coding sequence TTGAGCGTTAGCAAGGAAACCAAGCAGAAACTGATCAGTCGCTTTCAGATAAACGACAAGGATACGGGCTCGTCGGAAGTGCAGGTGGCGGTGTTGACCGAAAGGATCCGGCATTTGACCGAGCATTTCAAGACGCACCAGAAGGACAACCATTCGCGAAAAGGGCTGTTGACGATGGTCTCGACCCGGAAAAAACTGTTGAACTATTTGCGCCGGACCAACTACGATAAATACCTAAAAGTAATCCAGGAACTTGAACTGAGAAAGTAA
- a CDS encoding TolC family protein: protein MKKLVCLTVAVLLMGWLIPAQNKDVQSLTLDDVINQALKNNLDLQIELANPEIARALWRKSTSMFIPTLAVDFNRGSTTTPSSSIFTGADIEKADSGALAFSLSQNLLFGGNVSVELQNARNSTNSRYSQINPRYNSQLTFSREKSLFALKQQVIDLIYQTEEAYWNLVYAHRNLAVKEKSLQLAKDLLKQNEVQVKVGVSAPMDILTAQAEVAARESETLQARSQIQTCEENLRRILNISRMPEAIVPQDEPLFTPIEVDFDAFLEQALEKRPDIEQVRLDLKSKNVEVRYYRNQLLPNLQLTASYYTKGLSGTPQDVDFSLLPVDGTAGTIGGGMSDSLRDALKGLYRNYAVGLQLSFPVFNASGRADLTQARLNLEQSLLTLKKTESTIYSEVKQIIMDLETNAKIVAANRISRELADQKLAAEQKKLAVGLSTNYLVLQYQRDFSNAQIAELKSLIDYSLALSRVNRVLGTTLEKHNIQFADLLTKN from the coding sequence ATGAAAAAATTAGTTTGCTTGACAGTCGCCGTTTTATTGATGGGTTGGCTGATCCCGGCCCAGAATAAAGACGTGCAATCCCTGACCCTTGACGATGTCATCAACCAGGCCCTGAAGAACAACCTGGACCTGCAGATAGAGTTGGCCAACCCGGAGATCGCCCGGGCGCTGTGGAGAAAAAGCACCTCCATGTTCATTCCGACCCTGGCGGTCGATTTCAACCGCGGTTCGACCACGACCCCCAGCTCCAGCATTTTCACCGGCGCCGACATTGAAAAGGCCGATTCGGGGGCGCTGGCCTTTTCCCTTTCGCAGAACCTGCTCTTCGGCGGCAATGTGAGCGTTGAGCTACAGAATGCGCGCAACTCGACCAACTCGCGCTACAGCCAGATCAACCCGCGCTACAATTCGCAGCTCACCTTCAGCCGGGAGAAGTCGCTCTTCGCCCTGAAGCAGCAGGTGATTGACCTGATCTACCAGACCGAGGAAGCCTATTGGAACTTGGTCTATGCGCACCGCAACCTGGCCGTCAAGGAAAAATCGCTGCAGTTGGCCAAGGATTTGCTCAAGCAGAACGAAGTCCAGGTCAAGGTCGGCGTCTCCGCCCCCATGGACATCCTCACTGCCCAGGCCGAGGTGGCCGCCCGCGAGAGCGAAACGCTGCAGGCCCGCAGCCAGATCCAGACTTGCGAAGAAAATCTACGCCGTATATTAAACATCAGCCGCATGCCCGAAGCCATCGTCCCCCAGGACGAGCCGCTGTTCACCCCGATCGAAGTCGATTTCGACGCTTTTTTGGAGCAAGCGCTTGAAAAGAGGCCCGACATCGAGCAAGTGCGGCTCGACTTGAAGAGCAAGAACGTCGAGGTCCGCTACTACCGCAACCAGCTGCTGCCCAACCTGCAGCTCACCGCTTCCTATTACACCAAGGGCTTAAGCGGCACTCCCCAGGACGTGGATTTCAGCCTCCTACCCGTCGATGGTACGGCCGGCACCATTGGCGGCGGTATGAGCGATTCGCTGCGCGACGCGCTGAAGGGGCTCTATCGCAATTACGCGGTCGGCTTGCAGCTGTCCTTCCCGGTGTTCAACGCCTCGGGACGGGCCGACCTGACCCAGGCCCGGTTGAACCTGGAGCAATCGCTGCTGACCCTCAAGAAGACCGAAAGCACGATCTATTCCGAGGTCAAACAGATCATCATGGACCTGGAGACCAATGCCAAGATCGTTGCGGCCAACCGCATTTCGCGGGAGCTGGCCGATCAGAAGCTGGCCGCGGAGCAGAAGAAACTCGCCGTCGGCCTATCGACCAACTACCTGGTCTTGCAGTACCAGCGTGATTTCTCCAATGCCCAGATCGCCGAACTGAAATCGCTGATCGACTACAGCCTGGCCCTTTCCCGGGTCAACCGGGTGCTGGGCACGACCCTTGAAAAGCACAATATCCAATTTGCCGATTTGCTGACGAAAAACTGA
- a CDS encoding polyprenol monophosphomannose synthase yields the protein MLKQINEIVPGAHVVVVDDCSPDGTGEVVRSYRGVGETVTLIERSGERGLGNAYRDGLRYGLDHGYEVLVTMDADFSHNPLHLPAMLEASRDNDVVIGSRYIRDGGTINWRIRRILLSWLANRFARFVLNLKGADLTSGFRTYRRQMLEEIKPEKVRSNGYSFLVEMIFRAQRKNARVAEVPIIFFDRSMGTSKISRREVFKSIFTLLRLRCNRFRE from the coding sequence ATGCTCAAGCAGATCAACGAGATCGTTCCCGGCGCCCATGTCGTCGTCGTTGACGATTGCTCTCCCGACGGCACTGGCGAGGTCGTCCGCTCGTACCGCGGTGTTGGCGAGACGGTCACGCTGATCGAACGCAGCGGAGAACGCGGGTTGGGCAACGCCTACCGCGACGGGCTGCGCTACGGCCTGGACCATGGCTACGAAGTGTTGGTCACCATGGACGCCGATTTTTCGCACAATCCGCTCCATTTGCCGGCCATGCTCGAGGCCAGCCGCGACAACGATGTCGTGATCGGTTCCCGCTACATCCGCGACGGCGGCACCATCAACTGGCGGATCCGCAGGATCCTGCTCAGCTGGCTGGCCAACCGCTTCGCCCGCTTTGTCCTGAACCTGAAGGGGGCCGATCTGACCTCCGGCTTCCGCACCTACCGCCGCCAGATGCTGGAAGAGATCAAGCCCGAGAAAGTCCGCTCGAACGGCTATTCGTTCCTGGTGGAGATGATCTTTCGTGCCCAGAGGAAAAACGCCCGCGTGGCCGAAGTGCCCATCATCTTTTTCGATCGCAGCATGGGAACGTCCAAAATTTCGCGCCGCGAAGTCTTCAAGAGCATATTCACCCTCCTGCGGCTCCGCTGCAACCGCTTCCGGGAATAG
- a CDS encoding SPFH domain-containing protein yields the protein MSNEKQGKSFKGWTVVTIHVLLIAAILLIFFSGVNTVQWSALRLIPLIALLIVVAGILPPGYFTLQPNEAKVLVLFGKYKGTIRNDGFHWTNPLQLAQPRGKYTISQRIRNFEIEKLKVNDKRGNPIEIAAVVVWRVVDTAHALFDVDHYEHYVKIQSAAALRHLANCYPYDHGEEEEVTLRSGMDEVAQVLRKELQDRLAKAGVQVDETRLTHLAYAPEIANAMLRRQMAEAIIAARRKIVHGAVSMVEMALDELKSKKVVDLDEERKAAMVSNLLVVLCGEAEAQPVINAGTLYK from the coding sequence ATGTCAAACGAGAAACAAGGTAAGTCGTTCAAGGGATGGACGGTCGTTACCATCCATGTGCTGCTGATCGCCGCCATTCTGTTGATCTTCTTCTCAGGAGTCAACACCGTCCAATGGTCGGCGCTGCGGCTAATCCCGCTCATCGCCCTGCTGATAGTCGTCGCCGGCATCCTGCCCCCGGGCTACTTCACCCTGCAACCGAACGAAGCCAAGGTGTTGGTCCTTTTCGGCAAATACAAGGGGACAATCCGTAACGACGGCTTTCACTGGACCAACCCCCTGCAGCTGGCCCAGCCGCGCGGCAAGTACACGATTTCCCAGCGCATACGCAACTTCGAGATCGAAAAGCTGAAGGTCAACGACAAGCGCGGCAATCCCATCGAGATCGCGGCCGTCGTCGTCTGGCGGGTCGTGGACACGGCCCACGCCCTTTTCGACGTCGACCACTACGAGCATTATGTCAAGATCCAGAGCGCTGCCGCCCTGCGCCACCTGGCCAACTGCTACCCCTACGACCACGGCGAGGAGGAAGAGGTCACCTTGCGCAGCGGCATGGACGAAGTGGCCCAGGTCTTGAGAAAGGAACTCCAAGACCGGCTGGCCAAAGCCGGGGTACAGGTCGACGAGACGAGGCTCACCCACCTGGCCTACGCACCGGAAATCGCCAATGCCATGCTGCGCCGCCAAATGGCCGAAGCCATCATCGCCGCCCGGCGCAAGATCGTCCACGGCGCGGTCTCCATGGTCGAGATGGCCCTAGACGAGCTGAAAAGCAAGAAGGTCGTCGACCTGGACGAGGAGCGCAAGGCGGCCATGGTCAGCAACCTGCTGGTCGTGCTGTGCGGCGAGGCCGAAGCCCAGCCGGTGATCAACGCCGGGACGCTGTACAAATAA
- a CDS encoding prepilin-type N-terminal cleavage/methylation domain-containing protein, which produces MAGRKDKQEAARVSASADVLRRQRGFTLIEVITVTVIIAILAAIAIPLAHNVFQREKEIELRRALRMLRTAIDDYKKFCEENKIVFDEETYGYPEKLDDLVKGIEYKDKKNKTRIMKFLRRIPLDPMSATTDWGLRSYQDKLDAKTWGGQNIWDVHCDSDKKALDGTYYRDW; this is translated from the coding sequence ATGGCCGGCCGGAAAGATAAGCAGGAAGCGGCCCGGGTATCGGCATCAGCCGATGTGCTCCGCCGCCAGCGCGGGTTCACGCTGATCGAAGTCATCACCGTCACCGTCATCATCGCCATTCTGGCCGCTATCGCCATCCCCTTGGCGCACAACGTCTTCCAGCGCGAAAAAGAAATCGAACTGCGCCGGGCGCTGCGCATGCTGCGCACGGCCATCGACGATTATAAAAAATTCTGCGAAGAAAACAAGATCGTCTTCGATGAAGAGACATACGGCTACCCGGAAAAGCTGGACGACCTGGTCAAGGGCATCGAATACAAGGACAAAAAAAATAAAACGCGGATAATGAAATTTCTGCGGCGGATTCCCCTGGATCCGATGAGCGCCACCACCGACTGGGGGCTGCGCTCCTACCAGGACAAGCTCGATGCCAAGACCTGGGGCGGGCAGAACATCTGGGACGTGCATTGCGACTCCGACAAAAAGGCGCTGGACGGTACCTATTATCGCGACTGGTAG
- a CDS encoding phosphoenolpyruvate carboxykinase (ATP) produces the protein MNFLEKLTDLINKKENVHSNPKRRDLIKAAVKNKEVLVSKNGALATWTRIESTGRSPKDTLTVRRPEIEAEIDWDSPNNLPLAPETFAMILEDALALAGKKEKLYVTDRVIGADSRYALPVRTVSDHAKTALFAITMFRPVPRDIVRSIYHDQPFTILVLPADKLDKQRYAGKLRRLPDGSASDMVVAVDFVERIGVIIGSAYMGSVKKLMFTVMNYLLPKAGILPLHASANEGLDGDIALFLGLSGTGKTTLSADPDRALLGDDEHGWDKYGIANFEFGCYAKLINLNPAKEPQIYDAICHEAPYLDHGAIVENAMMYPDGTFDFNDSRLIENSRGSYPLSFLPRIKKSSRGKHPRTIIFLTADANGVLPPVAKLDQNQAMFWFLMGYTSKLAGTETGIVEPVSTFSRFFGQPFMPRNPNDYASLLGEKIKKHRTQVYLVNTGWSGGPYGEGKRMDINITRAIIKAVLNGELDKSTYAEDPTFHISIPAACPGVPDAILQPRNTWKDPEAFARRAQKLAGEFSAHFDRVYGSKNLPESVRRQCPGK, from the coding sequence ATGAATTTCCTGGAAAAATTGACCGACCTCATCAACAAAAAAGAAAATGTACATAGTAATCCCAAGCGCCGCGACCTGATCAAGGCTGCCGTGAAGAACAAGGAAGTCCTGGTCAGCAAGAATGGCGCCCTGGCCACCTGGACGCGCATCGAATCGACCGGCCGCAGCCCCAAGGACACCCTGACCGTCCGCCGGCCCGAGATCGAGGCCGAGATCGACTGGGACTCGCCCAACAACTTGCCCCTGGCCCCCGAGACCTTCGCCATGATCCTGGAAGACGCGCTGGCGCTGGCCGGCAAGAAGGAAAAACTGTACGTCACCGACCGCGTCATCGGCGCCGACAGCCGCTACGCGCTGCCGGTGCGCACCGTCAGCGACCACGCCAAGACCGCCCTCTTCGCGATCACCATGTTCCGGCCCGTGCCGCGCGACATCGTCCGCAGCATCTACCACGACCAGCCCTTCACCATCCTCGTTCTACCCGCCGACAAGCTGGATAAGCAACGGTACGCCGGCAAGCTGCGCCGGCTCCCCGACGGCAGCGCCTCGGACATGGTGGTGGCCGTGGACTTCGTCGAGCGCATCGGCGTGATCATCGGCTCGGCCTACATGGGCAGCGTCAAAAAACTGATGTTCACGGTCATGAACTACCTGCTGCCCAAGGCGGGCATCCTGCCGCTGCACGCCTCGGCCAACGAGGGCCTGGACGGCGACATCGCCCTTTTCCTGGGCCTTTCCGGGACGGGCAAAACCACCCTGTCGGCCGATCCCGACCGGGCGTTGCTCGGCGACGACGAGCACGGCTGGGATAAATACGGCATCGCCAACTTCGAGTTCGGCTGCTACGCCAAGCTGATCAACCTAAACCCGGCCAAGGAGCCCCAGATCTACGACGCTATCTGCCACGAGGCTCCGTACCTCGACCATGGCGCCATCGTCGAGAACGCCATGATGTACCCCGACGGCACCTTCGACTTCAACGACTCGCGGCTCATCGAGAACTCGCGCGGCTCCTACCCCCTCTCCTTCCTGCCCAGGATCAAGAAGTCGTCCCGCGGCAAGCACCCCAGGACCATTATTTTCCTGACCGCCGATGCCAACGGCGTCCTGCCGCCGGTGGCCAAACTCGACCAGAACCAGGCCATGTTCTGGTTTTTGATGGGCTACACCTCCAAGCTGGCCGGGACCGAGACCGGCATCGTCGAGCCGGTTTCAACATTTTCGCGTTTCTTCGGCCAGCCCTTCATGCCGCGCAACCCCAATGATTACGCGTCTTTGCTGGGAGAAAAAATAAAGAAACACCGCACCCAGGTCTACCTGGTCAACACCGGCTGGAGCGGCGGCCCCTACGGCGAGGGGAAGCGCATGGATATCAACATCACCCGGGCCATCATCAAGGCCGTCCTGAACGGCGAGCTGGATAAATCCACCTATGCCGAGGACCCGACCTTCCACATCAGCATCCCGGCCGCCTGCCCCGGTGTCCCCGACGCCATCCTGCAGCCGCGCAACACCTGGAAGGACCCCGAAGCCTTCGCCAGGCGGGCGCAGAAGCTGGCCGGGGAATTTAGCGCCCATTTCGACCGTGTCTACGGGAGCAAGAATCTGCCGGAATCGGTGCGTCGGCAGTGCCCGGGGAAGTAA
- a CDS encoding polyribonucleotide nucleotidyltransferase, giving the protein MRQTIEIGIDGSTLKIDIHRWALQSNGSALVTYKDNVILVTANMREEAKPQQDFLPLMVDFRENTYAAGKIPGGFFKREGRPSEKEVLLSRLIDRPIRPLFAENYHHDTQVIALLLSADFSIDYDALGIIGASASLLASTIPFDTPLGAVKIGWKDGAYSINPGQNMLKDLDMVLLVAGTEHEVVMLEASGNEFPEGVFIEGLRRGKEVIATICQAQKELINPAKMAVPANPEAEALVEDIRSRFSAPLKDAIFTQERVLRHLKLKAIKEELLQGKEDEVEIARIKGAFEKVEAQIFRSTLLQGKKRTDLRAFDEIRPISIELGVLPRVHGSAVFTRGETQSLSTVTLGSEDDAQRLDNLNGDESTKKFMLHYNFPPFSVGEVSFLRGAGRREIGHGNLAEKAISKIMPNNEDFPYTIRVVSDILESNGSSSMATVCGGTLALMNAGVPIKAPVAGIAMGLVKEGDEFAVLTDIAGYEDHFGDMDFKVAGTEKGITAIQLDIKIGGLTDDVIRKTIDDARKAYRFILAKMKSVIAAPSEKLSEYAPVILTMYIPVDKIRDLIGPGGKNIKELVATYNVKINAEDDGKVSVAAANKEVGEKVIARIEAMTSSPEVNKVYSGKINRIEDYGLFVEIMPGVTGLLHVSEISHRRVRDVHQEFKLGQMIDVKLLALDRDNKMKLSHKALENNPNPEDR; this is encoded by the coding sequence ATGCGACAAACTATTGAAATTGGCATCGATGGGTCTACACTTAAAATAGACATTCACCGCTGGGCCCTGCAGTCGAACGGTTCGGCGCTGGTCACCTACAAGGACAATGTCATTTTGGTCACCGCCAACATGCGCGAGGAAGCGAAGCCGCAGCAGGATTTTCTGCCGCTAATGGTCGATTTCCGCGAAAACACCTATGCCGCCGGCAAGATTCCCGGGGGCTTTTTCAAGCGCGAGGGACGGCCCTCCGAAAAAGAAGTCTTGCTTTCGCGGTTGATCGACCGGCCCATCCGGCCGCTGTTCGCCGAAAACTACCATCACGACACCCAGGTGATCGCGCTGCTGCTTTCGGCCGACTTCAGCATCGACTATGACGCCCTGGGCATCATCGGGGCTTCCGCCTCCCTGCTGGCGTCGACGATCCCCTTTGACACGCCGCTGGGGGCGGTGAAAATCGGCTGGAAGGACGGCGCCTATTCGATCAATCCCGGCCAGAACATGCTCAAGGATCTGGACATGGTGCTGCTCGTGGCCGGAACCGAACACGAGGTGGTCATGCTCGAAGCCAGTGGCAACGAATTTCCCGAGGGCGTGTTCATCGAGGGCTTGCGCCGGGGCAAAGAAGTGATCGCCACGATCTGCCAGGCCCAGAAGGAACTGATCAATCCCGCCAAGATGGCGGTGCCCGCCAATCCCGAAGCCGAGGCGCTGGTCGAGGACATCCGCAGTCGGTTTTCCGCCCCGCTGAAGGACGCCATTTTCACCCAGGAACGGGTGTTGCGCCATTTGAAGCTCAAGGCCATCAAGGAAGAGCTCCTTCAGGGCAAAGAGGATGAGGTGGAAATCGCCAGGATCAAGGGCGCCTTCGAAAAGGTCGAAGCGCAAATTTTCCGCAGCACGCTGCTGCAGGGAAAAAAGCGGACCGACCTGCGGGCGTTCGACGAGATCCGCCCCATCAGCATAGAGCTGGGGGTGCTGCCGCGCGTGCACGGATCGGCGGTTTTCACCCGCGGTGAAACCCAATCGCTGTCGACCGTGACCCTGGGTTCGGAAGACGACGCGCAACGGCTGGACAACCTCAACGGCGATGAATCGACGAAGAAATTCATGCTGCACTATAATTTCCCGCCCTTCTCAGTGGGCGAGGTCAGCTTCCTGCGCGGCGCCGGCCGGCGCGAGATCGGCCACGGCAACCTGGCCGAAAAAGCCATCAGCAAGATCATGCCCAACAACGAGGATTTCCCCTACACCATCCGCGTGGTCTCCGATATCCTGGAATCCAACGGTTCCTCCTCGATGGCCACGGTCTGCGGCGGCACGCTGGCCCTGATGAACGCCGGCGTGCCCATCAAGGCGCCGGTGGCCGGCATCGCCATGGGCCTGGTCAAGGAGGGTGATGAGTTCGCGGTTCTGACCGACATCGCCGGTTATGAAGACCATTTCGGCGACATGGATTTCAAGGTGGCCGGTACCGAGAAGGGGATCACCGCCATCCAGCTGGATATCAAGATCGGCGGCCTGACCGACGACGTCATCCGCAAGACCATCGACGACGCCCGCAAAGCCTATCGCTTCATTCTCGCCAAGATGAAGTCGGTGATCGCCGCGCCCTCGGAAAAACTTTCCGAGTACGCCCCGGTCATCCTGACCATGTACATCCCTGTCGACAAGATCCGCGATCTGATCGGCCCGGGCGGCAAGAACATCAAGGAGCTGGTGGCGACCTACAACGTCAAGATCAACGCCGAGGATGACGGAAAAGTGTCGGTGGCCGCGGCCAACAAGGAAGTCGGAGAAAAGGTGATCGCCCGCATCGAGGCCATGACCAGCTCGCCCGAGGTCAACAAGGTCTACAGCGGCAAGATCAACCGCATTGAAGATTACGGCTTGTTCGTGGAGATCATGCCCGGCGTGACCGGGCTGTTGCATGTTTCGGAAATCTCCCACCGCCGGGTGCGCGACGTCCACCAGGAATTCAAGCTGGGGCAGATGATCGACGTCAAGCTGCTGGCCCTGGACCGGGACAATAAGATGAAACTGAGCCACAAGGCCCTGGAAAACAATCCAAATCCAGAGGATCGTTGA